Sequence from the Flavobacterium sp. TR2 genome:
TTTGTCATCTATTTGCTGCCCACGCTAACTTATTTTTCAGAAAAAGAAAAAAGCTTTTTCAAGACTTTTTATGTTTTGTGTTACATCGTTTTTGAAATTCTAATTGCGGTACGAATAGTTCACCGATACTTATATCCTCAAAATCTTATTATTTCCAACGACACTTTCGACAGCTTATACAGCATTTGTCTATTTCTATTGACTCTGATTGGAATTGTAGGCTTTTTGCTTTTAGTCAAAGAAAAGCAGGATTATAAAATCAAAAAGCTTTTAAACGATAAAAACCAATTTTTTTCTATCATATCTCATGATCTCAGGGGCCCGTTAGGATCATCGATTTCACTTTCTGAAATTTTGCTGGAAAATATTGAACAGTACAGCCGAGAAGAAATAAAAGAAATATCAGAACTGCTGCATGACTCCAATAAAAACATTTACAAACTGCTTGAAAATCTTTTAGAATGGTCTAGAGTTCAGACTGGAATGATTACTTTTCATCCTAAAAACATACTTTTAAATGCCTTGGTCGAGGAAAATATTGGACTGAGCAAAAATGTGGCCTTAAATAAAAATATTTCAATCCAATTTGAATCGGCTGAACTTATCGAAGCTGAAGTTGACCAAAATATGATCAGCACGATTTTGCGTAATTTGCTAAGCAATGCCATAAAATTTACTGACAAAAATGGCGAGATAAAAGTCAAATTACTCAAAAACAGCCAAAAAGTCGAAGTTTCTATTACAGACAACGGCATTGGCGTTCCTGATTCCATCAAAGAAAAACTATTTAAAATTAATGGCAAAGTGCTGCAGAAAGGAACTGAAAACGAACTCGGCAGCGGACTTGGCTTGCTGCTCTGCAAAGAGTTTGTAACCATTCATCAAGGCAAAATTTGGGTCGAAAGCGAACTGGGAAAAGGAAGCACATTTAGATTTACGCTTCCGCTAAAAGTTATTTAAACCTCAAATTCAAAATTCCGATACTAGCTTATGCCTCCTGAGCGAAGTCGAAGAATAACTACCGAGGAACATACAGCAATGATTTTACACAAGATCATTCAACTCCTTACAGAAAGAAAAGCTGTGCGTGAATGCTTTATGAAAGATCTAAAAACAAAAAAAATCCAAATCCCAGTTTGAATTGGAATTTGGATTTTAAATATTGGAATTTTAAAAAGTTTAGTCTAATACAAAACTTACGCTAACATTTGCTGTAATTTCGATTTCTCCAACAGCTAAAGTTTCGTTTGAAGCTCCACCCATTGCATCTGCTTCTTTCATTCTCATTGCAGCATACATTGGCTGTGGACGGTAAACTTGAGAGTTATCAGAAATTGTAAACGCTTTACCTACTTTTTGTCCTAAAACAGAAACGTATTCTTCAGCTTTTGTTTTAGCGTCTTTCATGGCTAATTTTCTAGCTTCAGATTCGTATTGCGCTAATTTAGATGATTCGAAAGAAACTCTGTCAATTCGGTTAATTCCTTGCTGAACCAGACCTTCCATTAACTCATCGTATTTAGCTAAATCTTTTACTACGATTTCTACAGTTTGCGTAGCATTATAAGAAGTTTTCTTTTTCTCATAATCGTACTGCGGATTAAGAGCTACTTGTTTTGTTTTGAAATCTGCTGTTGGGATATTCATTTTTTTGATGAATTTTAAAACAGCATCCACTTTCTCATCATTTTGTTTTTTAACATCTTTAGCATTATTCCCTTTTGTTTCAACCGAAGCTGAAATACAAACCTGATCAGGTGCTACTTTTACTTTTCCTTCTCCATTAACATTAATTAGAGGTACTTGTTTGATTTCTTGGCCGTAAGACATAGTCATAAACATGATAGTTAAAAATAATACTAGTTTTTTCATTTTTGTTAAATTTTAATATTTTACAAGAGCATCCCAAAAGTTGTGCCAAGCTTACAGTTTTCCCAATTTTGCCATTCCAAAAAGTATCAAAATCGGAATTGCAAGCAGAATTACCATCAATGTATGGTCTGTAAGCAATGAGGGCATTTTTATTAAAGTTATCAAATAGCCTCCTATAGCACCTCCAAAGTGTGCTGTATGGCCAATATTATCATTTTTAGCTCTCATTCCGTAAATAGAATACAATAAATATAAAATTCCGAAAAGATAAGCCGGCATCGGTATGACAAAAAATATTCCGAGCATCATATCTGGCTGCAACAATATGGCCGAATACAAAACTCCTGTTACAGCCCCCGAAGCCCCAACGGCTCTATAGCTGTAATCGTTTTTATGGAACAACATGGTAAGAAGGCTTCCGAAAATTAAACTTCCAAAATAGACTAATACAAAAGAAAAATTGCCAAGCCAGCTTAAAACTACAGGAGCAAAAAAATACAAGGTCAGCATATTAAAAATCAAATGCATCATGTCTACGTGCAGAAAGCCAGAAGATAACATTCTGATCTGCTCTCCAGAACGGATGCTTCCGACATGAAATTCGTATTTTCTAAAAAAATAA
This genomic interval carries:
- a CDS encoding sensor histidine kinase yields the protein MFELLPVDPKTIFLLYFWGNFFTCILIFSFSFSYATSDNRKILKWFGLGKLILTLAWILALLRDIIPDFISINIANSMILGACCFETLAMLSLIKTKAKRQYQFQIAITAASIVFFNISTIFDASMNTRVIIGGIGVFVIYLLPTLTYFSEKEKSFFKTFYVLCYIVFEILIAVRIVHRYLYPQNLIISNDTFDSLYSICLFLLTLIGIVGFLLLVKEKQDYKIKKLLNDKNQFFSIISHDLRGPLGSSISLSEILLENIEQYSREEIKEISELLHDSNKNIYKLLENLLEWSRVQTGMITFHPKNILLNALVEENIGLSKNVALNKNISIQFESAELIEAEVDQNMISTILRNLLSNAIKFTDKNGEIKVKLLKNSQKVEVSITDNGIGVPDSIKEKLFKINGKVLQKGTENELGSGLGLLLCKEFVTIHQGKIWVESELGKGSTFRFTLPLKVI
- a CDS encoding SIMPL domain-containing protein, producing the protein MKKLVLFLTIMFMTMSYGQEIKQVPLINVNGEGKVKVAPDQVCISASVETKGNNAKDVKKQNDEKVDAVLKFIKKMNIPTADFKTKQVALNPQYDYEKKKTSYNATQTVEIVVKDLAKYDELMEGLVQQGINRIDRVSFESSKLAQYESEARKLAMKDAKTKAEEYVSVLGQKVGKAFTISDNSQVYRPQPMYAAMRMKEADAMGGASNETLAVGEIEITANVSVSFVLD
- a CDS encoding rhomboid family intramembrane serine protease translates to MNFILIAIIVANVVISYKGFNDLYFFRKYEFHVGSIRSGEQIRMLSSGFLHVDMMHLIFNMLTLYFFAPVVLSWLGNFSFVLVYFGSLIFGSLLTMLFHKNDYSYRAVGASGAVTGVLYSAILLQPDMMLGIFFVIPMPAYLFGILYLLYSIYGMRAKNDNIGHTAHFGGAIGGYLITLIKMPSLLTDHTLMVILLAIPILILFGMAKLGKL